A window of the Gossypium hirsutum isolate 1008001.06 chromosome A03, Gossypium_hirsutum_v2.1, whole genome shotgun sequence genome harbors these coding sequences:
- the LOC107910675 gene encoding probable splicing factor 3A subunit 1 — protein MPGVMPILPLPAPPSDGDLGPLPPSQVPEAQNEEIQTNEEQNKANSVATHTRTIGIIHPPPDIRNIVDKTAQFVAKNGPEFEKRIIANNANNVKFNFLTSSDPYHAYYQHRLSEFRAQNQNQPNSQQQQPQLQSADSAPAETATAAAADGNDAVVAVAKPDPASLFRLPVRKNLEPPEAAQYTVRLPEGITGEELDIIKLTAQFVARNGKSFLTGLTSREINNPQFNFLRPTHSMFTFFTELADAYSKVLMPPKGLTEKLRKSVVDMTTVLERCLHRLEWERSQEQARQKAEDEIEQERMQMAMIDWHDFVVVETIDFADDEDEDLPPPMTIEEVIRRSKITAMEEDEIVEPGKEVEMEMDEEEVQLVEEGMRAASIGENDGEKKDIRVNEDPEPPMRIVKNWKRPEERITAERDPTKFVVSPITGELIPINEMSEHMRISLIDPKYKEQKERMFAKIRETTLAQDDEISRNIVGLARTRPDIFGTTEEEVSNAVKAEIEKKKDEQPKQVIWDGHTGSIGRTANQAMSQTIMGEDQNDAANSISQNLPGPAAPPPRPGVPSVRPLPPPPGLALNLPRVPPNAPQYSAASSGGLPMSLPQPRPIGVPVMQSMRQAPPPMQMAPGQQSMMMNRPPQMSPTMSMNPVNMPVPPPPGSQFTAVSVPRPFASLPVPPPSMPMMQPPPPLPQGIPPPPPPEEAPPPLPDEPEPKRQKLDDAKLVPEDQFLAQHPGPACITVSVPNLDEGNLKGQLLEITVQALSETVGSLKEKIAGEIQLPANKQKLSGKAGFLKDNMTLAYYNVGAGETLALSLRERGGRKR, from the exons ATGCCAGGGGTAATGCCAATATTGCCCCTTCCGGCACCCCCTTCTGATGGGGATTTAGGCCCATTACCTCCATCTCAGGTGCCAGAGGCTCAAAATGAGGAGATTCAAACGAATGAAGAACAGAACAAAGCTAACTCAGTTGCAACTCATACTAGAACTATTGGAATCATTCATCCTCCTCCTGATATTAGAAATATTGTTGATAAAACTGCTCAGTTTGTTGCCAAAAATGGACCCGAATTCGAGAAAAGAATCATTGCTAATAACGCTAACAATGTCAAGTTCAATTTCTTGACTAGTTCAGATCCATACCATGCTTATTATCAACATAGGTTGTCTGAGTTTCGTGCTCAGAATCAGAACCAGCCCAACTCCCAGCAGCAGCAGCCGCAATTGCAGTCTGCTGATTCAGCTCCAGCTGAGACTGCTACAGCTGCAGCTGCAGATGGGAATGATGCAGTAGTGGCAGTAGCTAAGCCTGATCCCGCTTCGCTGTTTAGACTGCCTGTGCGGAAGAATCTTGAACCACCGGAAGCAGCCCAATATACTGTTAGACTTCCTGAAGGGATTACAGGGGAAGAGTTGGATATTATTAAGCTGACTGCACAGTTTGTTGCACGAAATGGGAAATCATTCTTGACTGGGTTGACCAGTAGGGAGATTAATAATCCCCAGTTCAATTTTTTAAGGCCTACTCACAGTATGTTTACCTTTTTCACTGAACTTGCTGATGCATATTCCAAAGTGTTGATGCCTCCAAAGGGCTTGACAGAAAAGTTGAGGAAGAGTGTTGTTGATATGACAACTGTGCTTGAGAGGTGCTTGCACCGGCTGGAATGGGAACGCTCGCAGGAGCAGGCAAGGCAGAAAGCTGAGGATGAAATTGAGCAGGAGAGAATGCAAATGGCAATGATTGATTGGCATGATTTTGTTGTGGTTGAGACTATAGACTTTGCTGATGACGAGGACGAGGACTTACCTCCCCCAATGACCATTGAGGAGGTAATAAGGAGGAGCAAGATCACTGCTATGGAAGAAGATGAGATTGTTGAGCCTGGAAAGGAggtggaaatggaaatggatgaAGAAGAGGTACAGCTTGTTGAGGAAGGCATGAGAGCTGCTAGCATTGGAGAGAATGATGGTGAGAAGAAGGATATAAGGGTAAATGAGGACCCTGAACCACCAATGAGAATTGTGAAGAACTGGAAGAGGCCTGAGGAGAGAATCACTGCTGAAAGAGATCCTACCAAGTTTGTTGTCTCACCAATAACTGGTGAGCTAATTCCCATTAATGAGATGTCTGAACACATGAGAATTTCCTTAATTGATCCCAAGTACAAGGAGCAGAAAGAAAGGATGTTTGCGAAGATTAGGGAGACAACTCTTGCTCAGGATGATGAGATATCTAGAAACATTGTGGGACTTGCACGCACACGTCCTGATATCTTTGGTACCACTGAGGAAGAAGTATCTAATGCTGTCAAGGctgaaattgagaaaaagaaagatgagcAACCAAAACAGGTTATATGGGATGGTCACACTGGAAGCATTGGACGAACCGCAAACCAGGCTATGTCTCAAACCATCATGGGAGAAGATCAAAATGATGCTGCTAACAGCATTTCACAGAACCTTCCTGGTCCTGCTGCTCCTCCTCCTCGACCTGGTGTCCCATCTGTTCGTCCCCTCCCCCCACCTCCTGGACTAGCTTTAAACCTCCCTCGTGTTCCTCCAAATGCTCCCCAATATTCTGCCGCATCTAGTGGGGGGCTTCCTATGTCGTTACCTCAACCTCGTCCAATTGGTGTTCCAGTAATGCAGTCAATGCGTCAGGCACCACCTCCTATGCAGATGGCACCTGGCCAACAATCCATGATGATGAATCGACCACCACAAATGTCTCCAACAATGTCCATGAACCCAGTTAATATGCCTGTGCCCCCTCCACCTGGTTCTCAATTTACTGCTGTCTCAGTTCCTCGACCCTTTGCCTCACTTCCTGTCCCACCACCTTCTATGCCTATGATGCAGCCACCTCCACCTTTGCCTCAAGGAAttcctccaccaccaccacctgaAGAAGCTCCTCCACCACTTCCTGATGAGCCAGAGCCAAAAAGACAGAAACTTGATGATGCCAAGCTTGTTCCAGAAGATCAGTTTCTTGCTCAACATCCG GGTCCTGCTTGCATTACTGTGTCTGTTCCCAACCTTGATGAAGGGAATCTCAAAGGACAACTTCTTGAGATCACTGTGCAGGCCTTATCTGAAACAGTTGGCAGTTTGAAGGAGAAAATTGCAGGGGAAATTCAGCTTCCTGCAAATAAGCAGAAATTGAGTGGAAAAGCTGGGTTTCTGAAGGACAATATGACCCTTGCATATTACAATGTTGGAGCAGGAGAAACGCTTGCTCTTTCATTGAGGGAACGTGGTGGGAGGAAGAGGTGA